Genomic segment of Synechococcus sp. A18-25c:
GTGCTTTTGGGTGCCAAGGGTTTGCCGCGCTGGCAAGTGATCGGATTGACTCTGCTCCGATGCGAGATGGGATTGTGGCTGCTTTTTCTTCATACGATTTTCCTACGCTGGACTTTTCATTCCTCACCCCTCATCGGGTCTCTTCTCGTGAGCTTTCGCTTGCGATGAGAGATCAGTTTGACGTGCAACCGATTCGCCTTGCGACTTGGAGAGATCCTCGGAAGCGTTTGAAATCAGCTCTGGATTATCTGTATCGGACGTCTGAGGGTGATTTAGATCTTGTCAGGGAAAAGATTGATCAGAAGGATCCTTTCCTCGATAATGCGATTTATCGCGGGTGCTTTAGTGACTTCTCTCCTCAGGTGTCACCTGATGAGCAGCGTGATGCCCAGCTCGACTATCTGATTGACATCGGAGACTTCTCGGTGATGAATCAGATTATGAGCTCTTTCCTTTCAAGATGTCGTCTTCCAAATATTGTCGTTAATAAAAAGGTCAATGTCACATCCGCTGATAAGAGGATGGATGCTGGTATTGCTGCTTGCTTTATGGAGCAGTGTGTGGAGGCTGGATTTATTTCTCTCGACTGTGCTTCTGAGATTGAGCAGTTTGTTTCTAAGGGGCTGCCAGCCGAGTTTGATCTGGAGGTCGATCCTTCTTCCACGTCTTTGCATCCCCTCTCGTTTGTTGTGAATGCTGCGACTGAGGTGAAGACTTCGCTGAATAATTGCCTTCTCTCTACGGAGTATTTGTTGACTGAGGAAGGTCAGGAGTTTTTGCGGAAGACCTTTGCTTAGTGAGGAATCTGCTGCCATAAGCCAGAAACCAAGCCAGTTTGGGAGGTATGGAGGCACTACCGCTGAGTTTCTTCTGCCGCCCTGCTGAGCTGGTGGGACCAGACCTGGTGGGTTGCAGGTTGGTGAAACGCCAAGAGGACGGCAGCTTGCTTTGGGGCGTGGTGGTGGAAACGGAGGCGTATTCCCAGGACGATCCCGCTTGTCACGGTTATCGCCGTCGCTCCCCCAGCAACGAAACGCTGTTTGGTGAGCCTGGACGGTTTTATGTGTATGTGAGCTATGGCATCCACCACTGCGTGAATGTGGTGACGGATCGCGCTGAATGGGCGAACGGCGTGTTGCTGCGTGCGGTGGCGCTCCCGGATGAACCCGAACGGGTGGCTGCTGGCCCGGGTCTGCTGGCGCGCCGTTTTGGCATCGATCGCCAGCGTGATGCCTGCTCAGTCTGTGATGAACATGGCCTGTGGCTGGCGCCGCGCTCCGCCGGATTGATCGATCCAGTGTTGATCACCACCACCCGCATTGGCATTTCCCAGGGGCAAGAGCTGCCTTGGCGCTGGTATCTGCAGGCCAGCCGCAGTGTGAGCAAGCGCGCGCGCGGCGATCGCTCCCCCAAGCCGGTTGATGCCATTCGACCTGGTTGAGCTGTGGGCGGATGCACGGTGTGCCTCTACGGTGATGGATAGTGATCGGCCGCCCAGTTGAGCGCCTGGACCCACCGTCACATCCTTGATCTTGCGGACTTTTCCCGCGAGGACTTCACCATGGTGCTGGAGCTGGCTCATCGCTTCAGCTCGATGCCAGCGACGGGCGCCCGGAGGCTGCCGGCCCTGCAGGGACGTCTCGTAGCCACATTGTTTTTCGAGCCCAGCACCCGCACGCGTAGCAGCTTTGAATTAGCCGCCAAGAGGCTTTCGGCGGATGTCTCCACGTTTTCGCCGTCCAGCAGTTCACTAAGCAAGGGTGAGTCGCTGCTGGACACTGCTCGCACCTACGTGGCGATGGGTGCGGATGTGCTCGTGGTGCGGCATCGCTGCACGGGTGTTCCCCGTCAGCTGGCTGAAGCGTTAGAGCGCACTGGTGAACGCACGGTGGTGCTCAATGCCGGTGATGGTCTGCACAGCCACCCCAGCCAGGGTCTTCTGGACCTCTACACACTCGCTCATTACTTCGATCCGAACAATCCTTTGCCCGAGGCCCTGCGGGGACGTCGCATCGTGATCGTGGGTGATGTACTCCACTCCCGTGTAGCGCGTTCCAATCTCTGGGCGCTCACCGCTTGTGGCGCGGATGTTGTGCTTTGCGGTCCCCCCAGTCTGGTGCCGGAGGCGTTCGCTCATTTTCTCGATGCTCCACCACCGGGTCAGCGGCAAGATCCGGTGTCGCAACGCGGTTCGCTCACGCTCAGCCGGGATCTCGATGCCGCTTTGGAGGGAGCAGATGCCGTAATGACATTGCGCTTGCAGAAAGAACGCATGCGCCAGAACATGCTCACCGATCTCGATCGTTACCACCGCGATTACGGACTCAGCCATGAACGGCTAAGGCGGAATCGATGCAGCATCCCAGTGCTGCACCCAGGGCCTGTGAATCGGGGCATCGAGATGAGCGGCGCTCTGCTCGACGACCTGAACGCCAATCTTGTGGAACGCCAGGTGACCAACGGCATCCCGATCCGCATGGCCCTCCTCTACTGGATGGCGGCAGCTGAATCCGCATTGGATCCGCCGTCGTTGGTTTGAGTGGGTTGGCCTGATACCTGGTTGGAGTAGTAATCCATCGCTGCGCGGAGCGCCGCCCCGGGTTCGGCAATTGAAGGACCTGTCTCAGGAGCCATCGGGAACGCAGCATCCGGTGAATCAAGCCCCATGTGCTGGCTGGGCATGCCTGTGAGAAGCATGGAGGCGCGAGCCTGTGACACCACAGCAAACATCCACTTCACCAAGAGTGTGACTCGGTTTTCACGGGTGGGCATGAAGGCCAGGTGGGCTGCGGCCCAAAGCAGCCAGCCGATGCCGCCTTTGAATTTCAAGCCTCGCAGGTCAGCGACGGCATCGATGCGGTCGAGCACTGCCATGCTGCCGAAATCAAACCAACTGAAGCTGGGCCGTGTCGTGCCGGCCACGATGGCGGCGATGTCTTTGCCGACGAATCCACCAGCCTGGGTGGCCGGTCCTGCCATGCCTGGCAGCGGCTTGCCGTTTCGGGTGTGCTTGTAGCTGCAGAGGTCTCCCACCACGCGAATTTCGGGATGGCCAGCCACTGAGAAGTCGGGTTCGACCACGACGCGCCCGGCTCGATCGGTCTCACAGCCGATGGCATCGGCCAGCTTGCGTCCCAGATGAGAGGGGCGCACACCTGCGGTCCAGATCACCGTGGCGGCCTGCAGGCGCTGTTCACCATTGGGTGTCCCCACAATCACCTCGCCGGGTTTCATGGCTTGCACCCGGCCTTTGAAGAGAAATTCAACGCCAAGATCGCTAAGTGAAGACTGTGCCGCTTCGGAGAGTTCTTCCGGCATTGCGCGAAGCACTCTTTCGCCCGGATCCACCACCACGATGCGGGTGTCGGCTAGATCCAGCTGTCGGAATTCCTTGCGCATGGCATTGCGCATCAATTCCGATGTGGCACCAGCCATCTCGCAGCCTGTAGGGCCAGCACCAACAATCACGACGGTTTGCAGGAAGCGCCGGGCCTGCGGATCGGGAGTTTGTTCGGCCTGTTCCATGGCCATCAGCAGACGACGGCGAATCTCTTCGGCGTGCTCAAGGATTTTCATCGGTGGCGCAAAGGTGCGCCAGTCCTCGTGACCGAAGTAAGTGCTGCCCGACCCCGTGGCCATCACCAGGTGGTCGTAGCTGTAGGTTTTGCCGTTGAAAACGATCTGTTGGCTGTCGGCTTTGATCTCGGTGACTTCACCAAGCAGGACCTGCACATTGCGCTGACGTCCCACCAGCTGGCGGAGCGGTGTGGCGACATCACCTCGCGACACCAGCCCTGTTGCCACTTGATACAACAGCGGCTGGAAAAGGTTGAAATTGCGCTTGTCGACCAGGGTGACGCGCACGTCAGCCTGCGCTAGCGCTTTGCAAGCCCGGACGCCTGCAAAGCCACCACCAACCACCACCACATGGGGAGCTTTGCGCAGGCGCTCTTCGGGTGGCTCCAGCTCGAGGAAGAAATGCTCTCCAGCCATGGATGCAACGGCGGCAGGTTCGTTTGCAGCGTATGGATGCCAATCCGATTTGTCTGCGCTTTTCGCAGCACTTTCGACTTTCAGAGAAGTTTGAAACCTTCCAGCAGTAGCCCGTAAAGCAGACCCATTCGCGTCATGTCGAGCAGTTGCCGGCCAAGGTGACTGCGCTTGTCACGTGCCCAATGGCGCCGCACTCGCACCATTACTTCCATCAACCCCACGCTGAGCATGGCGGCCACGGGATCCATCAGACCCAGGCTGCCTGAGATTGAGGCAATCCCGTTTCCAATCATGAAACTGCCGGTCAGTGCAATCAGCAGTAAAGACGCGCGTCTCCAGGGATTGGTGGCCCACAGATCCAATCGGGTCAACGCGTCGCCGACGCTGCGCTGCAGACGGGTGGATTGGAGGCGTGCTGTCACTCGAAATCTCCCCCACGAAAGGGGCAGGGAGGACGACCGATGATCCCCATCACCCGGCCCGCGACCCTGCCTCCAAATGTATACACCATTTGTGGCGTGTTTGCCTTTATCAAGCGCTACATATTGGGGCTTTTTATGAAAAAAGCTCGGAGAATGTCCGAGCCGGATGATGGGGACTGGCGAAGGAAAGCCTGAACAGTCCTCTCTTGCAAGGGGTTATTTCCGGATCAGTCAGATTCGGCCTTGGCTTTGCGGGAGCTCTTGCCTTCAAGAAGTTCAAGTAACGCTTCCATCTGCGCCATCACACCACGCACCTCTCCGGCTTCTGGCAGCAGACCGTCTTCCATCACGCCTTGATGCATTTCGCGCAGTTCCTGGCGGATGTAACGCAGGTGGCTGACCACCTGTTCGCGTTTCGACTGAGACATCAATCGTGGCTTTCTCAACCTCTCTTTTACCGCATGGCCTGAACCTGAGGCCTCATCGGCTGAACATCAGCGGCGCGCCAGCCCTCCAGCCAGCAGAATCAGCCCGTAGGTGAGCAGTGCCGACGGGCGCATCAGCACAGACAAAAAGGTGGTCATCGTCAACGCGCTCAGCAGCACCGGTCGGATCGAACGTCGGTAGCCGTTCAGAAAGCGTGCCATCACTCAGCGTTGTGCAAATTGTGCGCGTGCTTCGGCGTAAAAAGCAGCATCGATGCATTCGAGCTGACGTTCTTTTGCCAAGGATTCGATTCTCCGCCGTACGGCGGGACGCACGAAGAAAGGAACTTCTTTGAGTGATTTTTCCGCTTCAGCGCTCCAGTTCACTCAACTTCAGTCAACCACGATGGAGAATAGGGGATTCGAACCCCTGACCTCTGCGGTGCGATCGCAGCGCTCTACCAACTGAGCTAATTCCCCGCGCTGCGCAACTTAGCGCCTGTGTTCGTGATCTTCTGGAGGCAGGATGGACACAAGTTCCAACGTTTTGGATGCCAATTTCACCGGAGCGACTGGCCGCCTTTGATGAAGCCTCGGTGGCCACGTTGGCCCGTCGTCTTGAAGATGACGACTATCCGACGCCGTTTGAGGGTCTCGGTGATTGGCATCTGCTGAGGGCGCTTGCGATTCACCGTCCGGAACTCACGGCTCCTTATGTCCATCTGATTGATCAGGAGCCCTTCGACGAGGACTGAAAATGGAGGGTCTGCTCAAGGGGCGAAGGGTTCTGGTAGCGGCCAGTGGGAGCATTGCCGCCGTGAAGACGCCGCTGCTGGTCAGCGCGCTGGTGAAGGCCGGTGCTGAGGTGCGTTGTGTCGTCACTAAAAGCGCTGCCGAGCTGGTTAGCCCACTGGCCTTGGCCACCCTCAGCCGTCAGCCCTGCTTGCAGGATTCCGACCAGTGGGATGCCGCCAGACCCCGGCCTCTGCACATCGAATTGGCGGAATGGTCCGAGCTGGTGATCGTTGCTCCTCTGAGTGCGTCATCGCTGGCCCGTTGGGTTCATGGGGATGGCGAGGGCTTGCTGGCCAGTCTTTTGTTGGCCTGTGAATGCCCCGTGCTGGCTGCAGCCGCCATGAACACCGCGATGTGGCAGCACCCTGCCGTGCAGCGCAACTGGCATCTATTGCAACAGGACCCTCGCGTGTTGCCTCTGCAGCCTGAGGGTGGGTTGCTGGCGTGTGATCGGATTGGCACCGGCCGGATGGCGGATCCAGGTCAGATCGAATTGGCTGCAGCCAGTGCCCTTCTTCAGACGGATGCGGAGGGCAGCATCGCCCGAGATTGGCAAGGACGCCATGTGTTGGTGAGTGCCGGTCCAACGCAAGAAGGCCTGGATGGCGTTCGTGTGTTGTCCAATCGCAGCAGTGGCCGAATGGGGGTTCTGATGGCTCAGGCCGCTCGCCTGCGGGGTGCCAGCGTTGATTTGGTGCACGGCCCGCTGCAAGTGCCTGTCTCCTGGCTGGAGGGGTTGCGATGCCATCCGGTGCAGTCGAGCGCGGCGATGGGTGACTGCCTGGATCAGCTACAGCCCTCCGCAGATACCGTGTTGATGTGTGCGGCTGTTGCGGATCTTCGACGTGTTGAGCCCGAGGGGAGCGTTGATCCCAAGATGTCCAAAGATCAGCTCCTGCAAGCGATGGAGAGTGGCTGGGAGCTGGTCCCTGATCTGCTCGGGCAGTTGGCGGGCAGGCGCCCCGAAGGTCAGCTCGTGCTGGGTTTCGCTGCTTTGGCTGGTTCCGAAGAGCACTTGCTGTCCCGTGGTCGTGAAAAGTTGCTCTCGAAAGGGTGTGATTTGTTGATGGTCAATCCAATCGATCGTCCCGGCCAGGGCCTTGAGAGTTCTCAAAACGGTGGCTGGCTGCTCGGACCTGCCGAGGAGATCGAGGCGTGCCCGCCACAACACAAGCTCGAGCTTGCACACCATTTGCTGAATTGCCTGCGGAGATTGGCGGCTTAGGCAGCCATATCGGCGGGACCTTGATCAAGAAGATCAATAAACGTTCGCAACTGCAGCCGCGGGATGTAGGGCCACCCTCCGCTGCGTTCCATGGTCTGTAGCAGTCCGAACAGCTTCTGGCGATCTTCTGGAAGGCTGGCCCGGAAAGCACCGTCTTGAATCTCCCGATGCAGTGCTTCGAGATTCCGCAGCAGCATCAGCAATGTTTCTGGATCACCCTGGTGCTCTTCAGACAGATCGCGAAGCTGATCCAGCATTGGCTGCAGCGTGTCGTGAATGGATTGGGCGCCGTTGCTCTCCACTAGAGAACGCTTCACGTTGTTGAGACGTGCGAAAGGCTAGCCGGTACGGCCGTTTGCCCCTTGTAGGATCCGCAAAACCGGTGGATACCGACATCGTCCGGCCTTTGGGCTTCTCCTCCATGCGCTTCCGTCCTTTGCTGGCCCTGGTGCTGGCTTTCTGTCTCACCTTCGTGACCGCCTGCAGTGGCGGTGCCAAGGCTGTTGAACGTTCCAACGTCACGTACGACGACATCCGCAACACAGGCAAGGCCAATGATTGCCCCACCCTGTCTGAATCGGCGCGTGGCTCGATCGCTCTGACCCCTGGCAGCGCTTACGAGTTGCGTGGCATTTGCATGCATCCAACCCAAGTGTTCGTGAAGGGTGAGCCTGCCAACAAGCGTCAAGAAGCCCAGTTCGTTGAGGGCAAAATCCTGACGCGCTACACCTCCAGCCTTGATGAGGTCTATGGCTCGCTCGTCGTGGGCGAGAACGGCATCGCCTTCCAGGAAGAGGGTGGCATCGATTTCCAGCCCATCACGGTTCTGGTTCCCGGCGGTGAGGAGTATCCCTTCACCTTCTCCAGCAAGAATTTGCAGGCTGAAGCTGAAGGTGCTGCGATCACCACCAGCACAGACTTCGAGGGCACTTACCGCACCCCCAGTTATCGCACCAGCAACTTCATCGATCCCAAGGGACGTGCCCTGACCACAGGCGTTGACTACCCCCAGGGTCTGATTGGCCTGGGAGGTGACTACAAGGAGCTTGAGACTGAAAACGTCAAGCGCTACATCGATGGCCAGGGCGTGATGAGTCTGTCCATCACCAAAGTGGATCCAGAAACCGGAGAATTTGCCGGTGTGTTCTCAGCCATTCAGCCTTCCGACTCCGACATGGGTGGTCGTGAAATCGTTGACGTGAAGATCAACGGTGAGCTGTTTGGTCGTCTGGAAGAGGCCTAATCGCACGCCGAGTTGATCCATCCCTAGTGATGGGTTTTCGGCAGAGGGGGGCATGGCCCCCCTTTTTAATGTCTTGGTGTCGGATGTCAGCCTTCACGCTGCGGTCTGGGAGAATCGCGCCGATATCCATCCGCTCCGGCCTGCCATGACCGCCAGCACCTCTGCTTCAAAGACCGGTGTGATCGCCCCCTACGGCGGCACGCTCGTTGATCTCATGGCGCCGGAGGCTGACCGGACCGTCGTGAAGGCCTCGGCGACCAAAACCATGGAGTGTTCTGATCGCAATGCCTGCGACGTGGAGCTGCTGACGGTCGGTGGTTTCTCGCCCCTGCGTGGGTTCATGCACGAGGAGGACTATGACGCGGTGGTCAGCGGCCATCGTCTGGCCTCAGGTCAGCTGTTTGGTTTGCCGATCGTCATGGACACCGACCGCGAGGACGTGGGCGTGGGCGACAAGCTGCTGCTTACCTACAAGGGTCAGGATCTCGCTGTTCTTTGCGTGGAGGACAAATGGGAGCCCAACAAGGTCGCTGAAGCACAGGGGTGTTACGGCACAACGTCGATCGAACATCCGGCGGTGCGAATGATCACGATGGAGCGCAAGCGTTTCTATCTCGGAGGCAGCGTTCAAGGTCTTGAGCTTCCCCAACGCGTTTTCCCTTGCAAAACCCCTGCTGAAGTGCGTGCCGGTCTTCCTGATGGCGAAGACGTTGTGGCGTTCCAGTGCCGCAACCCCATTCACCGCGCCCACTACGAACTCTTTACGCGTGCGCTGCACGCCCAGAACGTCAGTGAGAACGCCGTTGTGCTGGTGCACCCCACCTGTGGTCCCACCCAGCAGGACGACATCCCTGGCGCTGTTCGCTTCCAGACCTATGAGCGCCTTGCAGCGGAAGTAAATAACGACAGCATCCGCTGGGCCTATCTGCCCTACGCGATGCACATGGCAGGTCCGCGTGAGGCTCTGCAGCACATGATCATCCGCCGCAACTATGGCTGCACGCACTTCATCATCGGCCGAGACATGGCCGGCTGTAAGTCGTCCCTCAGCGGCGACGACTTCTATGGCCCCTACGACGCGCAGAACTTCGCCAAGGAGTGTGCGCCTGAGCTCACCATGGAGACCGTGCCTTCGCTCAACCTCGTGTACACCGAGGAGGAGGGATACGTCACCGCTGAGCACGCTGAAGCCCGTGGGCTGCATGTGAAAAAACTCAGCGGTACCCAGTTCCGCAAGATGCTGCGTGGTGGTGAGGAGATTCCTGAGTGGTTTGCCTTCCGCAGCGTTGTTGAAGTGCTTCGGTCCGCCTGAGCTCTCAGGTTCCTATTAACATTCCTTCACCAGAGGCGGTAGACCCTTGAACAAGCGTTGGCGGAACATTGGCCTCGGGGCCTTGCTGGTGCTGGCGATCGTTGTGATCGCTCCGGCTTTCTTTGGAGGTGGCAGCGGTCCTCAACCGGAGGCTCGCTCGCTGCGCTACAGCGATTTCGTTGAGCGCGTGCAGGAGGATCAGGTCAGCAGAGTGCTGCTCTCCCCTGATCGCGGCACTGCCCAGATCGTGGAGACCGACGGTCGCCGTGCAGAGGTGAATCTTGCTCCCGACAAAGACCTCCTAAAGCTGCTCACCGACCACAACGTCGACATCGCCGTTCAGCCCTCCCGTCAGCCTGGAGCTTGGCAGCAAGCTGCCACCAGCTTGATCTTCCCCTTGCTCCTCCTTGGGGGGCTGTTCTTCCTCTTCCGTCGTGCCCAGGGCGGCGGAGGTGGCGGCAATCCCGCCATGAACTTCGGCAAGAGCAAGGCACGCGTTCAAATGGAGCCCTCAACACAAATCACCTTTGGTGATGTGGCCGGGATCGAGGGTGCCAAACTCGAACTCACGGAAGTCGTTGACTTCCTCAAAAATCCGGATCGCTTCACCGCCGTCGGAGCCAAGATTCCCAAGGGTGTGTTGTTGGTTGGCCCTCCAGGAACCGGTAAAACTCTTCTCGCCAAAGCTGTTGCAGGAGAAGCTGGAGTTCCATTCTTCTCCATCTCGGGTTCTGAATTCGTCGAGATGTTCGTCGGTGTTGGCGCGAGCCGCGTTCGGGATCTGTTCGAGCAAGCCAAGAAAAATGCGCCCTGCATCGTCTTCATCGACGAAATCGATGCTGTCGGTCGTCAGCGTGGTGCTGGTCTCGGCGGTGGCAACGATGAGCGTGAGCAGACCCTCAACCAGCTCCTAACTGAGATGGATGGTTTCGAGGGCAACACCGGCATCATCATCGTGGCAGCCACGAACCGTCCAGACGTCCTTGATGCAGCACTGATGCGTCCCGGTCGTTTTGACCGTCAAGTGACAGTGGATCGTCCCGACTACGCCGGACGCCTCCAAATTCTCGGCGTTCATGCCCGAGGCAAAACCCTTGCCAAGGACGTGGATCTCGACAAGGTGGCGCGGCGGACGCCTGGCTACACCGGCGCCGATTTGTCCAATCTGCTCAACGAAGCGGCCATCCTGGCGGCGCGCCGGGATCTCAGCGAAGTCAGCAACGACGAGATCAGCGATGCCATTGAGCGTGTGATGGCCGGTCCGGAGAAAAAAGACTCCGTCATGAGTGATCGCCGCAAGCGTTTGGTTGCCTATCACGAGGCCGGCCATGCCCTTGTTGGTGCCTTGATGCCCGACTACGACCCGGTTCAGAAGATCTCCATCATTCCCCGCGGCAATGCGGGAGGCCTCACGTTCTTCACTCCCAGCGAAGAACGGATGGAGTCAGGCTTGTATTCACGCACCTATCTGCAGAATCAGATGGCCGTGGCGCTCGGCGGCCGTGTGGCTGAGGAGATCGTCTATGGCGAAGATGAAGTCACCACCGGTGCTTCCAATGACCTGCAGCAGGTGGCGTCCACGGCACGGCAGATGATCACGCGGTTTGGAATGAGCGACAAACTCGGTCCGGTAGCACTTGGTCGCTCCCAGGGAGGCATGTTCTTGGGCCGCGATATCGCCGCTGAACGTGATTTCTCGGAAGACACCGCCGCCACCATTGATGAGGAAGTCTCTGAGTTGGTCGCCGTTGCCCACAAGCGTGCCACCAAGGTCCTGCTAGACAACCGCTCGGTGCTCGACGAGCTTGCCGAAATGCTCGTGGACCAAGAAACCGTCGATGCTGAGGAGTTCCAAGAGCTTCTGATTCGCAGCGATGTCCGCATTGCCGAATACGTCTGATCGATCAGAGAGGTTGATTCGCAGCCTGCGTGTTCAACCTCTCTTGGTCGTTCTGCGTCCTGACGCCAACGACTTTCAATCTGCTTTGCCTCACACCCGTCTCTGTCGTCAGCTGGATCAGCTGGCCGAGGCGGGTGTTCTTCATGTTGAGTTGGCCTGGACGGCTGATCCTGGCTGGGCCGATCTGGTGATGGATTTGAAGTGTCGTCATCCTCAGTTGCAGCTTGGTGCCGCGTCGATCACAGAGCTGTCTGCTCTCGAGCAGGTAGCCGAGCTCGACATCAGCTACGCCATGTCTCCTTTGCTGGATCCAGCGCTTCAAGACAGAGCCGTTGCGCTGGATTGCTTGCTGGTGCCAGGTGTGATGACGCCATCCGAGATTCGCCAGGCGGCCAAGCTCGGTTGTCGTTTGGTCAAGTTGTTTCCAGCCAGCGTGCTGGGTTGTGCGTTTCGTCAGCAGATTGCTGTTCCGATGGGTGCGCTTCCGTTCT
This window contains:
- a CDS encoding aspartate carbamoyltransferase catalytic subunit, with translation MSAWTHRHILDLADFSREDFTMVLELAHRFSSMPATGARRLPALQGRLVATLFFEPSTRTRSSFELAAKRLSADVSTFSPSSSSLSKGESLLDTARTYVAMGADVLVVRHRCTGVPRQLAEALERTGERTVVLNAGDGLHSHPSQGLLDLYTLAHYFDPNNPLPEALRGRRIVIVGDVLHSRVARSNLWALTACGADVVLCGPPSLVPEAFAHFLDAPPPGQRQDPVSQRGSLTLSRDLDAALEGADAVMTLRLQKERMRQNMLTDLDRYHRDYGLSHERLRRNRCSIPVLHPGPVNRGIEMSGALLDDLNANLVERQVTNGIPIRMALLYWMAAAESALDPPSLV
- the psbO gene encoding photosystem II manganese-stabilizing polypeptide, whose translation is MRFRPLLALVLAFCLTFVTACSGGAKAVERSNVTYDDIRNTGKANDCPTLSESARGSIALTPGSAYELRGICMHPTQVFVKGEPANKRQEAQFVEGKILTRYTSSLDEVYGSLVVGENGIAFQEEGGIDFQPITVLVPGGEEYPFTFSSKNLQAEAEGAAITTSTDFEGTYRTPSYRTSNFIDPKGRALTTGVDYPQGLIGLGGDYKELETENVKRYIDGQGVMSLSITKVDPETGEFAGVFSAIQPSDSDMGGREIVDVKINGELFGRLEEA
- a CDS encoding bifunctional 4-hydroxy-2-oxoglutarate aldolase/2-dehydro-3-deoxy-phosphogluconate aldolase → MSALPNTSDRSERLIRSLRVQPLLVVLRPDANDFQSALPHTRLCRQLDQLAEAGVLHVELAWTADPGWADLVMDLKCRHPQLQLGAASITELSALEQVAELDISYAMSPLLDPALQDRAVALDCLLVPGVMTPSEIRQAAKLGCRLVKLFPASVLGCAFRQQIAVPMGALPFLIAAGGLRAKDLSPWLCAGYDAIALGRTVFEDDQLDPSLAAWLSDQW
- a CDS encoding DUF565 domain-containing protein; its protein translation is MTARLQSTRLQRSVGDALTRLDLWATNPWRRASLLLIALTGSFMIGNGIASISGSLGLMDPVAAMLSVGLMEVMVRVRRHWARDKRSHLGRQLLDMTRMGLLYGLLLEGFKLL
- a CDS encoding DNA-3-methyladenine glycosylase, which codes for MEALPLSFFCRPAELVGPDLVGCRLVKRQEDGSLLWGVVVETEAYSQDDPACHGYRRRSPSNETLFGEPGRFYVYVSYGIHHCVNVVTDRAEWANGVLLRAVALPDEPERVAAGPGLLARRFGIDRQRDACSVCDEHGLWLAPRSAGLIDPVLITTTRIGISQGQELPWRWYLQASRSVSKRARGDRSPKPVDAIRPG
- a CDS encoding DUF2555 domain-containing protein; translated protein: MPISPERLAAFDEASVATLARRLEDDDYPTPFEGLGDWHLLRALAIHRPELTAPYVHLIDQEPFDED
- the sat gene encoding sulfate adenylyltransferase translates to MTASTSASKTGVIAPYGGTLVDLMAPEADRTVVKASATKTMECSDRNACDVELLTVGGFSPLRGFMHEEDYDAVVSGHRLASGQLFGLPIVMDTDREDVGVGDKLLLTYKGQDLAVLCVEDKWEPNKVAEAQGCYGTTSIEHPAVRMITMERKRFYLGGSVQGLELPQRVFPCKTPAEVRAGLPDGEDVVAFQCRNPIHRAHYELFTRALHAQNVSENAVVLVHPTCGPTQQDDIPGAVRFQTYERLAAEVNNDSIRWAYLPYAMHMAGPREALQHMIIRRNYGCTHFIIGRDMAGCKSSLSGDDFYGPYDAQNFAKECAPELTMETVPSLNLVYTEEEGYVTAEHAEARGLHVKKLSGTQFRKMLRGGEEIPEWFAFRSVVEVLRSA
- a CDS encoding PCP reductase family protein, whose translation is MNWSAEAEKSLKEVPFFVRPAVRRRIESLAKERQLECIDAAFYAEARAQFAQR
- the coaBC gene encoding bifunctional phosphopantothenoylcysteine decarboxylase/phosphopantothenate--cysteine ligase CoaBC, with the protein product MEGLLKGRRVLVAASGSIAAVKTPLLVSALVKAGAEVRCVVTKSAAELVSPLALATLSRQPCLQDSDQWDAARPRPLHIELAEWSELVIVAPLSASSLARWVHGDGEGLLASLLLACECPVLAAAAMNTAMWQHPAVQRNWHLLQQDPRVLPLQPEGGLLACDRIGTGRMADPGQIELAAASALLQTDAEGSIARDWQGRHVLVSAGPTQEGLDGVRVLSNRSSGRMGVLMAQAARLRGASVDLVHGPLQVPVSWLEGLRCHPVQSSAAMGDCLDQLQPSADTVLMCAAVADLRRVEPEGSVDPKMSKDQLLQAMESGWELVPDLLGQLAGRRPEGQLVLGFAALAGSEEHLLSRGREKLLSKGCDLLMVNPIDRPGQGLESSQNGGWLLGPAEEIEACPPQHKLELAHHLLNCLRRLAA
- a CDS encoding NAD(P)/FAD-dependent oxidoreductase, whose translation is MAGEHFFLELEPPEERLRKAPHVVVVGGGFAGVRACKALAQADVRVTLVDKRNFNLFQPLLYQVATGLVSRGDVATPLRQLVGRQRNVQVLLGEVTEIKADSQQIVFNGKTYSYDHLVMATGSGSTYFGHEDWRTFAPPMKILEHAEEIRRRLLMAMEQAEQTPDPQARRFLQTVVIVGAGPTGCEMAGATSELMRNAMRKEFRQLDLADTRIVVVDPGERVLRAMPEELSEAAQSSLSDLGVEFLFKGRVQAMKPGEVIVGTPNGEQRLQAATVIWTAGVRPSHLGRKLADAIGCETDRAGRVVVEPDFSVAGHPEIRVVGDLCSYKHTRNGKPLPGMAGPATQAGGFVGKDIAAIVAGTTRPSFSWFDFGSMAVLDRIDAVADLRGLKFKGGIGWLLWAAAHLAFMPTRENRVTLLVKWMFAVVSQARASMLLTGMPSQHMGLDSPDAAFPMAPETGPSIAEPGAALRAAMDYYSNQVSGQPTQTNDGGSNADSAAAIQ
- the ftsH gene encoding ATP-dependent zinc metalloprotease FtsH; the protein is MNKRWRNIGLGALLVLAIVVIAPAFFGGGSGPQPEARSLRYSDFVERVQEDQVSRVLLSPDRGTAQIVETDGRRAEVNLAPDKDLLKLLTDHNVDIAVQPSRQPGAWQQAATSLIFPLLLLGGLFFLFRRAQGGGGGGNPAMNFGKSKARVQMEPSTQITFGDVAGIEGAKLELTEVVDFLKNPDRFTAVGAKIPKGVLLVGPPGTGKTLLAKAVAGEAGVPFFSISGSEFVEMFVGVGASRVRDLFEQAKKNAPCIVFIDEIDAVGRQRGAGLGGGNDEREQTLNQLLTEMDGFEGNTGIIIVAATNRPDVLDAALMRPGRFDRQVTVDRPDYAGRLQILGVHARGKTLAKDVDLDKVARRTPGYTGADLSNLLNEAAILAARRDLSEVSNDEISDAIERVMAGPEKKDSVMSDRRKRLVAYHEAGHALVGALMPDYDPVQKISIIPRGNAGGLTFFTPSEERMESGLYSRTYLQNQMAVALGGRVAEEIVYGEDEVTTGASNDLQQVASTARQMITRFGMSDKLGPVALGRSQGGMFLGRDIAAERDFSEDTAATIDEEVSELVAVAHKRATKVLLDNRSVLDELAEMLVDQETVDAEEFQELLIRSDVRIAEYV